In the genome of Myroides phaeus, one region contains:
- the folB gene encoding dihydroneopterin aldolase, translating into MGIIKLNNIRTFSFHGCMDEEAKIGSDYRIDVVAKGDFTKAAATDELEYAIDYVHLNKIVKEEMDKRAKLLETVCQRIIDRVFVEIRMVNEVKVSVSKINPPIGGDVEYVTVEMQGVR; encoded by the coding sequence ATGGGAATTATTAAATTAAATAATATTAGAACTTTTTCTTTTCACGGATGTATGGATGAAGAGGCTAAAATTGGTTCTGACTATCGCATAGATGTTGTTGCTAAAGGTGATTTTACTAAAGCAGCGGCAACAGATGAATTAGAATATGCAATTGATTATGTTCATTTAAACAAGATTGTGAAAGAAGAAATGGACAAGAGAGCTAAATTGTTAGAAACGGTTTGTCAAAGAATAATAGACAGAGTGTTTGTTGAAATTAGAATGGTGAATGAAGTTAAGGTCTCTGTATCTAAAATTAACCCGCCAATTGGTGGAGATGTAGAATACGTAACTGTTGAAATGCAGGGAGTTAGATAA
- a CDS encoding LysE family translocator: MIDDLITGISLGFFLSFMIGPVFFILIETSITRGFKAAIAFDTGVILADALFFAVAFFSSFRLINAIKDDPALFIFGGIIMLTYGIISFVRLKKVQVDTLQIAPPNLRRDYLNLFAKGFLLNFINVGVLGFWLAIIITLGPNMDMDTGRMFTFFGFTITAYFITDLFKITLAKQLRKKLTPENILKVKKISSIILIVFGLVIMIKGILPKSGNNSLNIPIKALEQTE, from the coding sequence ATGATAGACGACTTAATTACAGGAATATCGCTTGGTTTTTTCTTGAGCTTTATGATTGGCCCTGTTTTTTTTATTCTTATTGAAACAAGTATAACGAGAGGGTTCAAAGCTGCTATAGCATTTGATACAGGAGTAATCTTAGCAGATGCTCTGTTTTTTGCTGTTGCTTTTTTTAGTAGTTTTCGCTTAATCAACGCAATCAAAGATGATCCTGCTTTATTTATTTTTGGAGGAATTATTATGCTTACTTACGGAATCATTTCCTTTGTAAGGCTTAAAAAAGTGCAAGTAGATACTTTACAAATTGCACCTCCTAATCTTAGAAGAGATTATTTGAATCTTTTTGCAAAAGGATTCTTACTTAACTTTATCAATGTTGGGGTTTTAGGTTTTTGGTTAGCTATTATCATTACATTAGGTCCAAATATGGATATGGATACAGGAAGAATGTTTACTTTCTTTGGTTTTACAATTACTGCTTACTTCATTACCGATTTGTTTAAAATTACGCTGGCTAAGCAATTGAGAAAGAAACTTACTCCAGAAAATATTTTAAAAGTGAAAAAGATTAGTAGTATAATCTTGATTGTTTTCGGTTTAGTAATTATGATTAAAGGTATTTTACCTAAATCTGGAAATAATAGCTTAAACATCCCTATAAAGGCCTTAGAACAGACAGAATAA